From Micromonospora echinaurantiaca:
CACAGCGGGCTGCTAGCGTCCCGGGGCGCCCTCGTCGACGGGAAGGGAGGTGAGCACCGTGTCCACGACATCGCTGTGCTCCCGCCCGGTCACGAGGGCGCCGCGGTTCTGAGCCGGGAGCACGTCAACCCGGAAGGACCCCATGACCGACCTGGTCATCCGCCCGCTCACCGCGGGCGAGGAAGCACTGTTCGACTCCCTGCCGCACACCACACTGGTCGGGCGTGCCGCGTTCGGCGAGAACTACACCGACATGGCCGCCGACGGCCAGTACCGTCCCGAGTGGAGCTGGGTCGCCCTGCGCGACGGGGCCGTGGTGGCCCGGGCCGCCTGGTGGGGCGGACCGGACGACGAGTCGCCACTGGCGCTGGACTGGTTCGACTTCACCGACCGCGCGGCGGCGGTCGAGCTGCTGCGGACCGCGCCGCTGCGGGCCGAGTACTCGCTCTCGCTGCCGCCCGGCTGGCGGGACGACCCGGCCGTCCGGGCGCAGGCGCAGGCCCGGCTCGACGCGGCGGTCGCCGCCGGCATGTCCCCGCTGGTCGAGCGGTACCGGTACCGCTGGACACCGGAGTGCGGGCTGCCCGCCCGGCCCGGCCGACTGGAGTTCCGCCCGGAACCCGACGACGACATGATCCTCGACGTGCTGCGCCGGGTGGGCGAGGGAAGCCTGGACGCGCACACCCGGCACACCGCCGCCGAGCAGGGGC
This genomic window contains:
- a CDS encoding GNAT family N-acetyltransferase, with amino-acid sequence MTDLVIRPLTAGEEALFDSLPHTTLVGRAAFGENYTDMAADGQYRPEWSWVALRDGAVVARAAWWGGPDDESPLALDWFDFTDRAAAVELLRTAPLRAEYSLSLPPGWRDDPAVRAQAQARLDAAVAAGMSPLVERYRYRWTPECGLPARPGRLEFRPEPDDDMILDVLRRVGEGSLDAHTRHTAAEQGPDAAAREELDLLRWLPSPRDWWRLAWTPEGELVGITVPARNHSDPIVGFVGVLPAQRGQGYAYDLLVETTHLLVGTGADRIVAGTDQTNHPMAAAFARAGYPIERERIDLV